The following coding sequences lie in one Candidatus Planktophila sulfonica genomic window:
- a CDS encoding alpha-1,4-glucan--maltose-1-phosphate maltosyltransferase: protein MINRIPVTDISPTVFFGGDFVPVKAIAGEEIPVSATIFREGHDLLGADVVLYNSQGKELSRSVMREEWHGGDRYQGSVRIPAQGDYTFTIDSYDHPFATWIHDAEIKIPADIDAELMCTIGRIIFEEKLAEDPSAKSMLTAAIKILRDTTLSAMNRFSQTSTEEIRDYFTANPLRRLVTSTIHYPIRADHERALVGSWYEFFPRSEGAKVGTDGNVVSGTFKTAELRLSAVAAMGFDILYLPPVHPIGTKFRKGKNNTLTPTATDPGVPWAIGNKEGGHDAINPALGTMSDFENFVKTAKKQGLEVAMDFALQASPDHPWATEHPEFFTTRPDGTIAYAENPPKKYQDIYPINFDNDYNAIVAESLRILRLWISKGISIFRVDNPHTKPVHFWAEIMKTIHAEHPDVIFLAEAFTKPSMMHALGKAGFHQSYTYFTWRTSKQELTEYATEVSQQTSAFFRPNFWVNTPDILPFHLQSGNPAIFAIRAALAATLTPSWGMYAGYELYEHRRFKEGGEEYIDSEKYEIKVRDWDGATKKKLTLAPFITQLNLIRKKNVALQRLRNLRFHTTENDSIIAYSKREGDNLILIVINLDPSFAQETTVHWNMSDLGLHHDNFEVTDLIDGASYNWSAHTYVRLDPTRLSGKVVHIAQVKL from the coding sequence TTGATCAATAGAATCCCCGTCACCGACATCTCCCCCACAGTATTTTTTGGGGGAGATTTCGTTCCTGTAAAGGCGATCGCCGGTGAAGAGATTCCTGTAAGTGCAACAATATTTCGCGAAGGCCACGATCTTCTTGGCGCTGATGTAGTCCTTTATAACTCGCAAGGCAAAGAGCTTTCCCGCTCAGTTATGCGTGAAGAATGGCATGGCGGAGACCGTTATCAAGGCTCTGTACGCATTCCAGCACAGGGCGATTACACATTCACCATCGACTCCTATGACCATCCATTTGCAACATGGATTCACGATGCAGAAATCAAAATTCCTGCCGATATCGATGCTGAACTCATGTGCACCATCGGGCGTATCATCTTTGAAGAGAAGTTAGCAGAAGACCCATCTGCAAAATCAATGCTCACTGCGGCTATCAAGATTCTGCGCGATACAACGCTCTCTGCCATGAACCGCTTCTCACAGACCTCCACAGAAGAGATTCGCGACTACTTCACCGCCAATCCATTGCGTCGCCTTGTCACATCAACTATTCACTATCCAATCCGCGCAGATCACGAACGCGCGTTGGTCGGTTCTTGGTATGAATTCTTCCCACGCAGTGAAGGTGCCAAAGTTGGCACCGATGGAAACGTTGTAAGCGGAACTTTCAAGACTGCAGAACTTCGCCTTTCTGCAGTTGCTGCTATGGGCTTTGACATCCTCTATCTCCCACCTGTTCATCCCATCGGAACTAAGTTTCGTAAAGGTAAGAACAACACTCTGACACCTACAGCTACCGACCCAGGTGTTCCTTGGGCAATTGGCAATAAAGAAGGTGGCCACGATGCGATTAACCCAGCACTTGGCACGATGTCTGACTTTGAAAACTTCGTAAAGACCGCAAAGAAGCAGGGTCTTGAAGTAGCGATGGACTTTGCGCTTCAAGCTTCACCTGATCACCCATGGGCAACTGAGCATCCTGAATTCTTTACAACCCGTCCTGATGGAACGATTGCATACGCAGAAAATCCTCCAAAGAAGTATCAAGATATCTATCCGATTAACTTTGATAACGATTACAACGCAATCGTTGCTGAATCACTTCGCATCTTGCGTCTCTGGATCTCAAAGGGAATTTCAATCTTCCGCGTAGATAACCCACATACAAAGCCAGTCCACTTCTGGGCTGAGATCATGAAGACTATTCACGCCGAACACCCTGATGTCATCTTCTTGGCCGAAGCATTTACTAAGCCATCGATGATGCATGCTTTGGGCAAGGCAGGCTTCCACCAGTCCTATACATACTTCACATGGCGCACCAGCAAGCAAGAGCTGACTGAATATGCAACCGAAGTTTCGCAGCAGACCAGCGCATTCTTCAGACCGAACTTCTGGGTCAATACTCCCGATATCTTGCCTTTCCATCTGCAATCAGGAAATCCAGCAATCTTTGCTATTCGCGCAGCTCTTGCTGCAACGCTGACTCCTTCTTGGGGAATGTATGCAGGATATGAACTGTATGAACACCGTCGCTTTAAAGAAGGCGGCGAAGAATATATTGACTCTGAAAAGTATGAAATCAAGGTCCGCGACTGGGATGGCGCTACAAAGAAGAAGCTGACCCTTGCGCCATTTATCACTCAATTGAACTTGATTCGCAAGAAGAACGTTGCTCTTCAACGTCTTCGCAACCTTCGTTTCCATACAACTGAGAATGATTCAATCATCGCGTACTCAAAGCGCGAGGGAGATAACCTCATTCTTATCGTTATCAACCTAGATCCATCATTTGCTCAAGAGACAACAGTTCATTGGAATATGAGCGACCTTGGATTGCACCACGATAACTTTGAGGTAACGGATTTAATTGATGGAGCCTCATATAACTGGTCAGCACACACCTATGTCCGCCTTGATCCGACAAGGTTGTCTGGCAAAGTCGTTCACATTGCGCAGGTAAAGCTTTAA
- the glgB gene encoding 1,4-alpha-glucan branching protein GlgB, with protein MSFFSRLFKSNAAGEENNYLPQGSYLNPYSTLGELDFHLISEGRHERLWDVLGAHIKRDADGSLIGTAFSVWAPNAQAVSLVGDHNFWDRNTHPMVRAGSTGIWEIFVADVGPNTCYKFAICTINGTWVDHADPMARATEHPPRTASVVTESNYNWNDSQWMEKRKSYQPWRSPVSVYEVHAGSWRPGLSYLQMADELVAYVLEQGFTHVEFLPITEHPYSPSWGYQVTSFFAPTSRFGSPDEFRFLVDALHQAGIGVILDWVPAHFPKDEWALAKFDGTALYEHADPRLGEHPDWGTLIFNFGRNEVRNFLVASALYWLEEFHIDGLRVDAVASMLYLDYSRKEGEWLPNKFGGRENLEAVQLLQEATSTAYKHHQGIMMIAEESTAWGGVTKETSSNGLGFGFKWNMGWMHDTLEYLQHEPIHRMFHHNEITFSILYAWSENFMLPLSHDEVVHGKGSLVNKFPGDRWQKLATLRALYGFMWAHPGKKLLFMGQEFAQNNEWNQEVGLQWYLTEFAEHNGVQKALADINMSYKGLPSMWEKDIFADGFQWIVGDDGAGNTLAFVRWSDKGIPVVCVTNFSPVPHEQYSLRLPVSGVWREVVNTDDLKYGGSGITNNSFAVDVDTNLYAKVRIPPLATVWFERV; from the coding sequence ATGTCTTTTTTCTCCCGCCTCTTTAAGAGCAATGCAGCGGGTGAAGAAAATAACTATCTTCCTCAGGGTTCATACCTCAATCCATATTCAACTCTGGGTGAACTCGACTTCCATCTCATCTCTGAAGGTCGCCACGAACGCTTGTGGGATGTACTCGGAGCTCACATCAAGCGCGATGCAGATGGCTCACTTATCGGAACAGCATTCTCTGTCTGGGCTCCCAACGCCCAAGCGGTCAGCCTTGTTGGCGATCACAACTTCTGGGATCGCAATACACACCCAATGGTGCGCGCAGGTTCGACAGGAATTTGGGAAATCTTTGTGGCAGACGTTGGACCAAATACTTGTTACAAGTTTGCAATCTGCACCATCAATGGCACCTGGGTAGATCACGCAGACCCAATGGCGCGTGCCACAGAACATCCTCCGCGCACAGCATCTGTTGTCACTGAATCGAATTACAACTGGAACGATTCACAGTGGATGGAAAAGAGAAAGAGCTACCAACCTTGGCGCTCCCCTGTCTCGGTCTATGAAGTCCATGCTGGTTCATGGCGACCAGGTCTTTCTTACCTACAGATGGCCGATGAACTTGTTGCATATGTACTTGAACAAGGTTTTACTCACGTTGAATTCCTGCCAATTACCGAACACCCATATTCGCCTTCATGGGGATATCAAGTTACTTCTTTCTTTGCACCCACTTCTCGTTTTGGTTCACCGGATGAATTCCGCTTCCTTGTTGATGCCCTTCACCAAGCAGGCATTGGCGTCATTCTCGACTGGGTTCCAGCGCACTTTCCTAAAGATGAATGGGCGCTGGCAAAGTTTGATGGCACAGCACTTTACGAGCATGCCGATCCTCGTTTAGGAGAACACCCTGACTGGGGCACTCTCATCTTTAACTTTGGTCGCAATGAAGTACGTAACTTCCTTGTTGCTAGCGCTCTGTACTGGTTAGAAGAGTTCCATATCGATGGCCTTCGCGTTGATGCAGTGGCTTCCATGCTCTATCTCGATTACTCACGTAAAGAAGGCGAATGGTTGCCAAATAAGTTCGGCGGACGAGAAAACCTCGAGGCAGTTCAGCTTCTACAAGAGGCGACTTCAACTGCTTACAAGCACCACCAAGGCATCATGATGATCGCCGAAGAATCAACTGCCTGGGGTGGAGTCACTAAAGAGACTTCGAGTAACGGCCTTGGCTTTGGATTTAAATGGAATATGGGTTGGATGCACGACACTCTCGAATACCTGCAGCACGAACCCATTCACCGCATGTTCCACCACAATGAAATTACCTTCTCGATTCTTTATGCGTGGTCTGAAAACTTTATGCTGCCGCTTTCTCACGATGAAGTTGTTCACGGTAAAGGTTCCCTGGTCAATAAATTCCCAGGAGATCGCTGGCAGAAGCTGGCAACACTTCGCGCACTATATGGATTTATGTGGGCGCACCCAGGTAAGAAGTTGCTCTTTATGGGACAAGAGTTTGCACAGAACAATGAGTGGAACCAAGAAGTAGGGCTTCAGTGGTACCTCACCGAATTTGCAGAACATAACGGTGTCCAGAAAGCTCTTGCCGATATCAACATGAGTTACAAAGGGCTTCCATCGATGTGGGAGAAAGATATCTTCGCTGATGGATTCCAGTGGATCGTTGGCGATGATGGAGCCGGTAACACTCTTGCATTTGTGCGCTGGTCAGATAAGGGAATTCCGGTTGTCTGCGTAACTAACTTCTCACCTGTTCCACACGAGCAATATTCACTTCGACTTCCGGTTTCAGGCGTATGGCGTGAAGTCGTAAATACAGATGATCTTAAATATGGCGGCAGCGGAATTACCAACAACTCATTTGCTGTCGATGTTGATACCAACTTGTATGCAAAGGTGAGAATCCCGCCTCTTGCCACAGTCTGGTTTGAGCGCGTTTAA
- the aceE gene encoding pyruvate dehydrogenase (acetyl-transferring), homodimeric type: MTEFAGSPDQIIDQLVDTDPSETAEWQASFDAALTAAGPVRARYLMLSLLKRAHEKNIGLSSLRTTDYINTISPENEPEFPGDEDIERRIRAAVRWNAAILVHRAQRPGIGVGGHISTYASSAALYEVGFNHFFRGQDHPGGGDQIFFQGHASPGMYSRAFLEGRFSEDQLDGFRQELSHTAGGLSSYPHPRLMPDFWQFPTVSMGIGPLNAIYQARFNRYLHNRGIKDTSDQNVWAFLGDGEMDEVDTLGAIGLASREKLDNLTFVVNCNLQRLDGPVRGNGKIIQELESIFGGAGWNVIKVVWGRGWDPLLAQDREGALVNLMNTTLDGDYQTFKAESGAFVREHFFNKDPRTASMVSGWSDDQIWNLKRGGHDYRKLFAAYTAATEKNGRPTVILAKTVKGWTLGSHFEARNSTHQMKKMTLEDIIEFRDRLEIPLPDSALDKYTPSYYKLPADSAEMKYLEERRRELGGSIPSRRKVSRPLTQPSDEAYESVRRGSGQQEVATTMAFVRMLKDLIKDPGLGSRLVPIIPDEARTFGLDSLFPSLKIYSPHGQQYMAVDRELMLSYKESTAGVILHEGINEAGSVASFTAVGSSYSTHNEPMIPIYIFYSMFGFQRTGDAFWAASDQLVRGFVLGATAGRTTLNGEGLQHEDGHSHLLAATNPAVVSYDPAFAYEVGHIFKDGLRRMYGENSENIYYYMTVYNEPYMQPAEPDNLDLEGLLKGIYLYAPGSKQRKKNAQLLASGVGVNWAIKAQKLLAEDWGVSASVWSVTSWNELRRDGLEVDRHNMLNPKDKKTAYVHDKLKGTEGPVIAVSDFMRAVQDQIAPWVPNAFHSLGTDGFGLSDTRGALRRHFKVDAESIVVATLAELAKAGEVKESVVQEAIDKYRIFDVRSADAGNTEGSG; encoded by the coding sequence ATGACCGAATTCGCTGGATCGCCAGATCAGATAATCGACCAATTAGTAGATACAGATCCTTCTGAAACAGCTGAATGGCAGGCGTCCTTTGACGCAGCTCTGACCGCTGCTGGCCCAGTCCGTGCTCGTTACTTGATGTTGTCACTTCTCAAGCGAGCGCACGAGAAGAACATCGGACTCTCTTCACTTCGCACAACTGATTACATCAACACTATTTCTCCAGAGAACGAACCAGAATTCCCAGGAGACGAAGATATTGAGCGTCGTATCCGCGCAGCAGTTCGTTGGAACGCAGCAATCTTGGTTCACCGTGCACAGCGCCCAGGAATCGGCGTAGGCGGACATATCTCTACTTATGCATCTTCTGCTGCGTTATATGAAGTTGGTTTCAACCACTTCTTCCGCGGACAAGATCACCCAGGCGGCGGAGATCAAATCTTCTTCCAGGGTCATGCATCTCCAGGTATGTACTCACGTGCATTCCTTGAAGGACGTTTCTCAGAAGATCAGCTCGATGGATTCCGTCAGGAACTTTCACATACAGCGGGCGGATTATCTTCATACCCACACCCACGTTTGATGCCGGACTTCTGGCAATTCCCAACAGTGTCTATGGGTATCGGACCACTCAATGCAATTTATCAAGCGCGCTTTAACCGCTACCTCCACAACCGTGGCATCAAGGACACCAGCGATCAGAACGTATGGGCATTCCTTGGCGATGGTGAAATGGATGAAGTCGATACATTGGGTGCAATCGGTCTTGCATCTCGTGAGAAGCTCGACAACCTTACTTTCGTTGTTAACTGTAACTTGCAGCGTCTTGATGGCCCTGTTCGCGGTAACGGCAAGATTATTCAAGAGCTCGAATCAATCTTCGGTGGTGCAGGCTGGAATGTCATCAAGGTTGTATGGGGTCGCGGTTGGGATCCACTCCTAGCTCAAGACCGTGAAGGTGCACTTGTTAACTTGATGAACACCACTCTTGATGGTGATTACCAGACATTTAAGGCTGAAAGTGGCGCATTTGTTCGCGAACACTTCTTCAATAAGGATCCACGCACTGCATCAATGGTCTCTGGTTGGTCTGATGATCAGATCTGGAACCTCAAGCGCGGTGGACACGACTATCGCAAGTTGTTTGCTGCCTATACGGCTGCAACTGAAAAGAATGGTCGTCCAACAGTAATTTTGGCTAAGACAGTTAAGGGCTGGACTCTCGGTTCGCACTTCGAAGCACGTAACTCAACGCACCAGATGAAGAAGATGACTCTTGAAGACATCATCGAATTCCGCGATCGCCTTGAGATTCCATTGCCAGATAGTGCTTTGGATAAGTACACACCTTCTTATTACAAGCTTCCTGCAGATTCTGCAGAGATGAAGTATCTCGAAGAGCGTCGTCGCGAACTCGGTGGATCAATTCCAAGCCGTCGCAAGGTTTCTCGCCCACTGACACAGCCATCTGATGAAGCTTACGAATCAGTGCGCCGTGGATCAGGGCAGCAAGAAGTCGCCACAACGATGGCATTTGTTCGTATGTTGAAGGACCTCATCAAGGATCCAGGACTTGGCAGCCGCCTTGTTCCAATCATTCCTGATGAAGCTCGCACATTCGGTCTCGATTCATTGTTCCCATCACTGAAGATCTACTCACCACATGGTCAGCAGTACATGGCAGTAGACCGCGAATTGATGTTGTCTTACAAGGAATCAACAGCTGGTGTCATTCTTCACGAAGGTATTAACGAAGCAGGTTCCGTTGCTTCCTTTACCGCTGTCGGTTCTTCATACTCAACACATAACGAACCAATGATTCCGATCTACATCTTCTACTCAATGTTCGGATTCCAGCGCACAGGCGATGCTTTCTGGGCAGCCTCAGACCAGTTGGTCCGTGGATTCGTATTGGGTGCAACTGCAGGACGCACAACGCTTAACGGCGAAGGCTTGCAGCACGAAGATGGCCATTCACACCTACTTGCTGCAACTAACCCTGCAGTCGTTTCATACGACCCAGCATTTGCTTACGAAGTCGGACATATCTTTAAAGATGGTCTGCGACGCATGTACGGTGAAAACAGCGAGAACATTTATTACTACATGACCGTTTATAACGAGCCATATATGCAACCAGCTGAACCAGATAACTTGGATCTCGAAGGTCTGCTTAAGGGAATCTATCTCTACGCACCTGGTTCAAAGCAGCGCAAGAAGAACGCGCAGCTCTTGGCATCAGGCGTTGGAGTTAACTGGGCCATCAAGGCACAGAAACTTCTTGCAGAAGATTGGGGCGTTTCAGCTTCAGTCTGGTCAGTAACTTCATGGAATGAACTTCGTCGCGATGGTCTCGAAGTAGATCGTCACAACATGCTCAATCCGAAGGATAAGAAGACTGCCTACGTTCATGACAAGCTCAAGGGAACTGAAGGCCCAGTCATTGCAGTCTCTGACTTCATGCGCGCTGTGCAGGATCAGATTGCTCCATGGGTACCGAACGCATTCCACTCACTCGGTACCGATGGCTTCGGTCTTTCAGATACTCGCGGTGCGCTTCGTCGCCACTTCAAGGTCGATGCAGAATCAATCGTCGTTGCAACTCTTGCAGAGCTAGCAAAGGCAGGAGAAGTTAAGGAATCTGTAGTTCAAGAAGCTATTGATAAGTATCGTATTTTCGATGTACGTTCAGCAGATGCTGGCAACACTGAAGGTTCAGGTTGA
- a CDS encoding MFS transporter, with product MAKDIHHRLEQRLLHTVFFLFGFGIMAWVPRFPEVKANLGLQNGAFGSLMSTGSIGAFFGLLTVGHIIHKYGALKVTIASILILFSSLGVLVHLNSSFLFLIFNIAFGFGITAVHVCLNSQGFHFLERSKINLITSTAGYWSAGALSTAILSGVLVGRVGLVAHVNFLCVALTIAMIAIVLRLRPVLLESNTDSDHDYSIKDIFTGFRIDWPVSLGMACAVYLEFAIGDWGTIFTKDRLDIDAGLSTAPYIVFTAMMIFGRLLIHRLIPRAPLDLWVKRAALLAGAGFGICIITATHLPATLKWWSYGLFVLAFFFAGLGSSFLGPSFFAAANRRSSLPSAVVVGQFGVVNNVLLFGIKWIVAWTIQFTGSIALAMMIPTVMMLATVFFADSLKESSKSKV from the coding sequence ATGGCTAAAGATATTCACCATAGGTTAGAGCAGAGACTTCTACATACGGTCTTCTTCCTCTTTGGCTTTGGAATCATGGCGTGGGTTCCGCGTTTTCCTGAAGTTAAGGCAAATCTAGGTCTACAAAATGGTGCATTCGGTTCATTGATGAGTACCGGTTCCATCGGAGCATTCTTTGGTCTGCTCACAGTTGGCCACATCATCCATAAATATGGCGCTCTTAAAGTAACAATCGCATCGATACTCATTCTCTTTTCAAGCTTAGGTGTGCTCGTTCACCTCAATTCAAGTTTCTTATTCCTTATCTTCAATATCGCCTTTGGTTTCGGAATTACGGCTGTGCATGTATGTCTAAATAGCCAGGGCTTTCACTTCTTAGAGCGCAGCAAAATCAATCTGATCACAAGCACTGCCGGATACTGGAGCGCAGGTGCACTCAGCACAGCAATTCTTTCGGGTGTTTTAGTCGGCCGAGTTGGTCTCGTAGCTCACGTCAACTTCTTATGTGTAGCACTTACAATCGCAATGATTGCAATCGTCTTAAGACTTCGTCCTGTCTTGCTTGAATCCAATACAGATTCTGATCATGATTACTCGATCAAAGATATCTTCACCGGTTTCAGAATTGATTGGCCGGTAAGTCTTGGAATGGCCTGCGCTGTCTATCTTGAATTTGCGATCGGTGACTGGGGAACAATCTTTACAAAAGATCGCCTCGATATCGATGCGGGCCTCAGCACTGCGCCATACATTGTCTTTACAGCGATGATGATCTTTGGTCGTCTTCTTATCCATCGACTAATTCCTCGTGCGCCACTAGATCTCTGGGTTAAGCGCGCTGCGTTATTAGCTGGCGCTGGCTTCGGAATCTGCATCATCACTGCAACTCACTTGCCTGCAACTCTGAAGTGGTGGTCTTACGGCCTCTTCGTTCTAGCCTTCTTCTTCGCAGGCTTGGGCTCATCATTCTTAGGACCTTCCTTCTTTGCCGCAGCAAACCGCCGCTCATCCCTTCCTAGCGCTGTAGTTGTGGGCCAATTTGGCGTCGTCAATAACGTGCTGCTCTTTGGAATAAAATGGATTGTTGCTTGGACAATTCAATTCACGGGATCAATTGCGCTAGCGATGATGATTCCAACGGTAATGATGTTGGCAACTGTCTTCTTTGCAGATTCACTCAAAGAAAGCTCAAAGTCTAAAGTTTAA
- a CDS encoding DUF3052 domain-containing protein has translation MGFAKGELILEIGYGPDCDDALRADIKKIVATDFHEDTTTEVVDAVLLWFRDGDGDLVDELMDASTYLSETGPIWVLTPKVGRDGHVEPSDIQDAGPTCGLSQTSTIAVAKDWTATRLVARKAGKR, from the coding sequence ATGGGTTTTGCTAAAGGAGAGCTCATCCTCGAGATCGGCTACGGGCCTGATTGTGATGATGCTCTACGCGCCGATATCAAGAAGATTGTGGCCACTGATTTCCATGAAGATACAACCACCGAAGTCGTCGATGCCGTTCTCCTCTGGTTCCGTGATGGAGATGGCGATCTCGTCGATGAATTGATGGATGCAAGTACATACCTTTCTGAGACAGGACCTATCTGGGTGCTCACCCCGAAAGTCGGCCGTGATGGCCACGTTGAGCCAAGTGATATTCAAGATGCAGGACCTACATGTGGATTGAGCCAGACATCAACGATTGCTGTTGCTAAAGATTGGACTGCAACTCGTCTAGTGGCACGTAAGGCGGGCAAGCGATAG
- a CDS encoding peroxiredoxin produces MTLQIGDAAPDFELKDQNGNKVQLSSFKGNKNVVVLFIPFSFTGTCTGELCAIRDDLAAFQNDNVQVLAISCDSMHTQRIFAEQEGYKFPVLADFWPHGAAAKAYGIFNEDLGCAMRGTFIIDKEGIIRWTVVNGLGDARNNGDYKTAIAAL; encoded by the coding sequence ATGACACTACAAATAGGCGATGCAGCACCAGATTTCGAATTGAAAGATCAGAACGGAAATAAAGTTCAGCTCTCTTCATTTAAGGGCAACAAGAACGTAGTAGTTCTCTTTATTCCTTTCTCATTCACCGGAACTTGTACAGGCGAACTCTGTGCAATCCGCGATGACCTTGCTGCATTCCAGAATGACAACGTTCAGGTGCTTGCAATCTCTTGCGACTCAATGCACACACAGCGCATTTTTGCTGAGCAAGAGGGATACAAGTTCCCAGTTCTCGCAGACTTCTGGCCACATGGTGCAGCTGCAAAGGCATATGGAATCTTCAATGAAGATCTTGGTTGCGCAATGCGCGGAACTTTCATCATCGACAAAGAAGGCATCATTCGCTGGACTGTCGTAAATGGCCTTGGCGATGCTCGCAACAATGGTGATTACAAGACTGCGATTGCAGCGCTCTAA